The window GATCACCGCGGTCGCCATCATGGGCGGCATCCAGATCACCGTCCCGGACGACATCAACGTCGACGTGACGGGCATCGGCTTGATGGGCGGCTTCGTGCTGGAGGACAAGTCCGGCGCGCCCCCGGCCCCGGCGACGGCCCCGACGGTGAAGATCAACGGGCTGGCGTTCTGGGGCGGCGTCGTCGTCTACCGGAAGCCGGCTCGACGGACCGAGCCGCCGCAGATCGAAGGCGCCTGACCTCGGCGTTGTGACGTGTCACGCACGCAGCGTCACACCTGATGGGGGCTCGCACTGTCGGACCCGCCGCCTAGACTCAGGCCCATGACAGCCACGACCAGCACACCAGCGGCGCCGGCCACCCCGGCACCGCTGGTGGACGCGACTCGCGACGACGCGAGCCTGCGCCGCTTCCTGCTCGGGCTGCCCGGTGTCGACCAGGTCGGCGTCGAGCAGCGCGCGGCGGGCCTCGGCACGCGCAGCATCAAGAAGGACGCCAAGCGGTGGGCGATCGACACCGCCATCTCCATGGTCGACCTGACCACGCTGGAGGGCGCCGACACCCGCGGCAAGGTCCGGGCGCTCGCCGCGAAGGCCGTCCGACCCGATCCCGAACGGCAGGACACCCCGCGCGTCGCCGCCGTCTGCGTGTACCCGGACATGGTCGCCACCGCCGTCGAGGCGCTCAAGGGCAGCGGGGTGCACGTCGCGAGCGTCGCCACCGGCTTCCCCGCGGGCCGCACTTCGCGGGAGATCAAGCTGGCCGACACCAGGATCGCCGTCGACGCGGGCGCGCACGAAGTCGACATGGTGATCGACCGCGGCGCCTTCCTCGAGGGCCGCTACATGGCCGTCTTCGAGGAGATCCAGGCGATCAAGGCCGCCTGCGGCGACGCCCACCTCAAGGTCATCCTCGAGACCGGCGAGCTGGCGACCTACGACAACGTGCGGCGCGCGTCGTGGCTGGCGCTGCTGGCCGGCGGCGACTTCATCAAGACGTCCACCGGCAAGGTCTCCCCCGCTGCGACGCTGCCGGTCACCCACATCATGCTGCAGGCCGTCCACGACTGGCACGCGCAGACCGGCGAGCTGCGCGGCGTCAAGCCCGCGGGCGGCATCCGGACCACGAAGGACGCGATCAAGTACCTGGTCGCCGT of the Amycolatopsis sp. NBC_01488 genome contains:
- the deoC gene encoding deoxyribose-phosphate aldolase — protein: MTATTSTPAAPATPAPLVDATRDDASLRRFLLGLPGVDQVGVEQRAAGLGTRSIKKDAKRWAIDTAISMVDLTTLEGADTRGKVRALAAKAVRPDPERQDTPRVAAVCVYPDMVATAVEALKGSGVHVASVATGFPAGRTSREIKLADTRIAVDAGAHEVDMVIDRGAFLEGRYMAVFEEIQAIKAACGDAHLKVILETGELATYDNVRRASWLALLAGGDFIKTSTGKVSPAATLPVTHIMLQAVHDWHAQTGELRGVKPAGGIRTTKDAIKYLVAVHEVAGEQWLVPDLFRFGASSLLNDLLLQRRTQVDGHYSGPDYVTVD